In one window of Bemisia tabaci chromosome 6, PGI_BMITA_v3 DNA:
- the LOC109042993 gene encoding L-asparaginase 1, protein MSNDITKCYQPVLNNLISPERTVLVLYTGGTIGMLRNEDGALAPVRGALTKKIRLQPQLHDAEFAKKKLGKYAEKGPCVLPCVENERRVFYTIYEYDPILDSSNMGMENWVQIANDIQTSYESFDGFVILHGTDTLSYTASALSFMLENLGKPVIVTGSQMPIFELRSDGSDNFASAVLLAGNYDIPEVTVFFHNRLYRGNRTLKTSTGSFDAFHSPNFPPIAEVGISLEVDYRSIYRSCTMDKLHVHSVLNENVGILRIFPNITTKTVNSFMQPPMEGVVLQTFGSGNFPTNRKDLLQCIQDATNRGIIIVNCSQCLTGRVTDLYETGKSLYDAGIISGLDMTPEAALTKLAYVLSHPEWDLPTRRLMMSRNLRGELRGSPPPNEHPMDVVASVASSFGIKTSRDLAQLVLLSIVKQGDISRLKELKDFGADLSSTNVDNRTPLHIAAAEGNLNLVIYLLENGSNVHIKDRHDRTPLLEAIENDYHEIIKVLCKSGAHLKKPYFNISEKLCSAASFNDSKRLESYRLAGADLNQKNISGRTVAHVAALHGNEEIINYLLRQKVDFSEKDLLGFTPLDIAQKMEHTHIVELLTKTKMANGR, encoded by the exons ATGTCGAACGATATTACAAAATGTTACCAGCCGGTTTTGAACAACTTAATTTCGCCGGAACGAACGGTGTTGGTGTTGTACACAGGTGGAACTATTGGAATGCTGCGTAATGAAGACGGTG CTTTAGCTCCCGTACGCGGTGCTCTTACAAAGAAGATTAGACTTCAACCTCAATTGCACGATGCTGAATTTGCTAAGAAGAAATTGGGAAAATATGCCGAGAAAGGACCTTGTGTTCTACC ATGTGTGGAAAATGAACGGCGCGTATTTTACACAATTTATGAGTATGATCCCATTCTCGATTCCAGTAACATGGGCATGGAAAATTGGGTTCAAATTGCAAATGATATACAG ACAAGCTACGAGAGCTTCGATGGGTTCGTTATTCTACACGGCACGGACACACTATCATACACTGCATCTGCCTTATCATTCATGCTGGAAAACCTTGGCAAACCTGTCATTGTAACTGGATCTCAG ATGCCCATTTTTGAGCTGCGGAGTGACGGAAGCGATAATTTTGCCTCGGCAGTCCTTTTAGCTGGCAATTACGATATTCCTGAAGTTACCGTGTTCTTCCATAATCGGCTTTATCGCGGTAACCGAACCTTGAAAACCAGCACGGGTAGCTTCGATGCGTTCCATTCACCAAATTTCCCACCTATCGCTGAGGTTGGAATCAGCTTGGAAG TTGACTATCGCTCGATTTACAGATCTTGCACAATGGACAAACTCCACGTCCATAGTGTCTTGAATGAAAACGTCGGAATTCTGAGAATATTTCCAAATATTACAACAAAAACT GTTAATTCCTTCATGCAACCACCTATGGAGGGTGTAGTATTACAAACTTTCGGTTCGGGTAACTTTCCAACTAACAGGAAGGACTTACTCCAGTGCATTCAAGATGCCACGAACAGGGGTATCATTATCGTCAATTGTAGCCAGTGTTTAACTGGAAGAGTCACTGATCTTTATGAAACAGGCAAG TCACTTTATGATGCAGGGATTATTTCTGGCCTTGATATGACACCGGAGGCAGCTTTGACCAAATTGGCGTATGTGCTATCGCATCCAGAGTGGGATTTACCAACACGCCGATTG ATGATGAGTCGGAATTTAAGAGGAGAGCTGAGGGGGTCGCCGCCCCCAAATGAGCATCCGATGGACGTAGTTGCAAGCGTGGCATCCTCCTTCGGAATCAAAACATCCAGAGACCTCGCACAACTCGTCCTCCTTAGTATCGTCAAACAAGGAGACATCAGCCGACTCAAAGAGCTCAAAGATTTC ggcGCTGACCTCTCGTCAACGAACGTTGATAACAGGACTCCACTCCATATCGCTGCAgctgaaggaaatttgaatcTTGTAATCTATTTATTGGAAAACGGATCGAATGTCCACATCAAAGACAG GCACGACCGGACGCCTTTACTCGAGGCCATAGAGAATGATTATCACGAAATTATCAAAGTGCTGTGCAAAAGCGGAGCTCATTTAAAGAAGCCGTACtttaatatttctgaaaaactgTGCAG TGCTGCATCTTTCAATGATTCTAAAAGACTCGAGTCTTACAGACTGGCTGGTGCTGACCtgaatcagaaaaatattaGCGGGCGTACTGTAGCACATGTG
- the LOC109042998 gene encoding N6-Methyl-AMP deaminase — translation MDLPVDAAFTKAFPKAELHAHLTGSISPACLHEIWKTKARFDLEDPLTACRPKNAHHDILSFFKLFDTYIYNLCNDRSTVAYTTAEVLKAFEEDGVRYLELRTTPRESTVTGLTKEIYIETVLDVINQHSSEVMSTYLILSIDRRNTLEQAMEIVHLAIKYQDRGIIGIDLCGDPLKGDISIFRPAFALAREKGLKITIHFAEVPESSTDTELRTLLSYEPDRLGHVINVAPDIEAIIEERKIGLELCLSCNVHAKLIEGGFANHHFRKWYRRGCPIALCTDDVVVFGSPLSNEYLLVSRYFGCSRRDLIELSRRSSQMLFSGEFERERLGKLIDRFQESIEHPRT, via the coding sequence ATGGACCTCCCCGTCGACGCCGCCTTCACAAAGGCATTCCCCAAAGCCGAACTGCACGCCCATCTAACAGGCAGCATTAGTCCAGCGTGCCTCCATGAAATCTGGAAAACCAAAGCTCGATTCGATCTCGAAGATCCTTTAACAGCCTGTCGGCCTAAAAACGCCCATCATGATATCCTCtcttttttcaagcttttcgATACCTATATTTACAATCTCTGCAATGACCGATCCACCGTCGCTTACACAACAGCCGAGGTACTTAAAGCGTTCGAAGAAGATGGGGTGCGCTATTTGGAACTCCGCACGACACCTCGAGAGTCAACAGTAACCGGTCTCACCAAAGAAATCTACATCGAGACTGTACTCGATGTCATCAATCAGCACAGCAGCGAAGTCATGTCAACGTATCTTATCCTATCCATCGATCGTCGCAACACCCTGGAGCAAGCTATGGAAATCGTCCACCTCGCGATCAAATATCAAGACCGTGGTATCATCGGTATTGATCTGTGCGGTGATCCCCTCAAAGGTGACATCTCCATCTTCAGACCAGCGTTTGCTCTTGCGAGGGAAAAAGGGTTGAAGATCACGATACATTTCGCGGAAGTGCCAGAGTCAAGCACGGATACAGAGCTTCGCACTCTGCTCTCGTACGAGCCAGACAGGCTGGGTCATGTCATCAATGTTGCCCCGGATATCGAAGCCATTATTGAGGAGCGAAAGATTGGGCTGGAGCTTTGCCTCTCGTGTAATGTGCATGCTAAGCTGATCGAAGGCGGTTTTGCGAACCACCACTTTCGAAAGTGGTACCGCCGGGGCTGTCCCATCGCGCTGTGCACGGACGATGTTGTTGTCTTTGGAAGTCCGTTGTCTAATGAATATCTACTTGTTTCGCGGTACTTCGGTTGCAGTCGACGGGATCTTATTGAATTGAGCAGGAGATCCTCGCAGATGTTGTTTTCTGGTGAGTTTGAACGAGAGCGTCTCGGCAAACTCATTGATAGATTCCAAGAATCGATCGAGCACCCGCGGACTTAG